Proteins from one Mesotoga infera genomic window:
- a CDS encoding ABC transporter ATP-binding protein: protein MLEVKNLNVSYGRIQVIKDFTFSVGNEAVGFFGPNGAGKTTLINSIIGLVRPTSGEINFEGQSLLDRETYQIVRMGISVVPQDGELFPIMTVIENLRIGSSYIKEAREKTSERLEFVFKIFPILKERAFQLAGTMSGGQQRMLAVGRALMAMPRLLILDEPSVGLQPSLVTELFEKLAVIKTEGVSILLSEQNVKQGLKVIDRGYVVENGTVVIESTADDLKNNEHVKRSYLGL from the coding sequence ATGCTGGAAGTAAAAAACTTGAATGTTTCGTATGGAAGAATCCAGGTGATCAAGGACTTCACCTTCTCCGTCGGTAACGAAGCCGTCGGCTTTTTTGGACCGAACGGTGCCGGTAAGACCACACTCATAAATTCAATCATAGGATTGGTGAGACCGACTAGCGGAGAAATAAACTTCGAAGGACAGTCGCTGCTCGATCGGGAGACATACCAGATAGTGAGAATGGGTATCTCGGTTGTTCCACAGGATGGAGAACTCTTCCCGATAATGACTGTTATAGAGAATCTAAGAATAGGATCTTCATACATAAAAGAAGCCAGGGAAAAGACGTCCGAGAGACTGGAGTTTGTGTTCAAGATCTTTCCCATTCTCAAAGAACGGGCCTTTCAACTGGCCGGTACTATGAGCGGTGGCCAGCAGAGGATGCTCGCCGTTGGAAGGGCTTTGATGGCTATGCCAAGACTTCTGATACTCGACGAACCGTCCGTGGGCCTCCAGCCTTCTCTGGTTACCGAACTGTTCGAAAAACTGGCCGTGATAAAGACCGAAGGCGTCTCGATACTTCTCTCCGAACAGAACGTGAAGCAGGGTCTCAAAGTGATAGACAGGGGATATGTTGTGGAGAACGGAACTGTGGTGATAGAAAGTACGGCCGATGATCTCAAGAACAACGAACACGTCAAGAGATCGTATCTCGGTCTGTGA
- a CDS encoding branched-chain amino acid ABC transporter permease — MKIAKPLLILIALTAAMLLPIMTEAYFISIAITILTFMTLALSWDMMLRTGQLSFGTAGFFGLGGYTGIIAAADFGVNPVIGIVLGGLVAGGIALILGMAILRLRGLYFAITTMALASVFMVIIRNLHRLTGGPSGKIVYNTLFNYDSSKVYWFLLAIAVGTVVISELFQRTRIHFAIDSIRADETVAKSHGVNIYKYLIFVFVVTSIIQGVIGATYALQYGFVYPESSFSPHYLLLPIAMALVGGIYSTIGPILGAIILGLSSEYLKLIMPYGHLVIYGVIIVVVVLFMPDGVYGAIKAFFMNRKRRLEER, encoded by the coding sequence ATGAAAATTGCAAAGCCTTTGTTAATCTTGATTGCACTCACCGCAGCCATGCTGCTTCCAATCATGACCGAGGCGTACTTCATAAGCATCGCAATCACCATTCTCACTTTCATGACGCTCGCTCTCAGCTGGGATATGATGTTGAGAACGGGTCAGCTATCGTTCGGAACGGCAGGTTTTTTCGGTCTCGGCGGTTACACAGGTATCATAGCGGCCGCAGACTTTGGAGTAAATCCGGTGATAGGCATCGTGCTGGGTGGACTCGTTGCTGGAGGCATAGCTCTTATACTGGGCATGGCCATCTTGAGATTGAGAGGTCTGTACTTCGCCATTACTACCATGGCGCTTGCAAGCGTCTTCATGGTGATAATAAGAAACCTTCATAGACTAACCGGTGGTCCAAGCGGAAAGATAGTTTACAACACTCTATTCAATTACGACTCAAGCAAAGTTTATTGGTTTTTGCTCGCCATAGCGGTGGGTACCGTAGTAATTTCGGAACTATTTCAGAGGACTAGAATTCACTTCGCTATCGACTCAATCAGAGCAGACGAGACCGTCGCCAAGTCGCACGGAGTGAACATATACAAATATCTCATCTTTGTTTTCGTTGTAACTTCGATCATTCAGGGTGTAATAGGGGCCACGTACGCCCTTCAATACGGGTTCGTGTATCCCGAAAGCAGCTTCTCGCCTCATTACCTGCTTCTGCCGATCGCCATGGCTCTTGTGGGGGGTATATACTCAACTATCGGGCCGATACTGGGAGCCATAATCCTCGGTCTATCCTCCGAGTATCTCAAATTGATCATGCCTTACGGTCATCTAGTAATATACGGTGTGATAATAGTCGTAGTTGTTCTTTTTATGCCTGACGGAGTTTATGGTGCTATCAAGGCTTTTTTTATGAATAGAAAGCGCCGCCTGGAGGAACGATAA
- a CDS encoding branched-chain amino acid ABC transporter permease codes for MFLILLIVAVAIWKPHAAIYGLQRGSLYALAGLPLSLTLGIVGIMNLSHGDFLSLGIYIVYMFSVNTRMDPLVSILPVFILLFLLGAGVYKLTVAKVLKSGHLNQLLLTFGISMILLEVMNLIWTSRPRSVYVGYSSSSVTVAGVRFGTYEFLYVAFAIAVLIGLQLFLKKTRLGQASFAVGQNPRGAKIVGINTGFVYLIVFGISVAILGIAAGVMVPRFAIFPSVGSSYTMKSFCLVAMAGLGNLTGILISGIALGVGEAIVQSIPGYAGWSDIVFFGVLIAVIMIRSIRRPSL; via the coding sequence TTGTTTTTGATCTTGCTGATAGTAGCCGTTGCGATATGGAAACCCCATGCAGCCATTTATGGTTTGCAGAGGGGCAGTCTTTACGCTCTTGCCGGCCTGCCTCTTTCCCTGACGTTGGGGATAGTTGGTATAATGAACCTCTCGCATGGAGATTTTCTTTCTCTGGGAATATACATCGTCTATATGTTTTCCGTGAATACGAGAATGGATCCTCTCGTCTCGATTCTTCCGGTCTTCATCCTGCTCTTTTTGCTGGGAGCCGGCGTTTATAAATTGACGGTAGCGAAAGTTCTGAAGTCCGGTCATTTGAATCAGCTGCTCCTCACATTCGGAATTTCGATGATTCTTCTGGAAGTGATGAACCTCATCTGGACATCCAGACCAAGGAGTGTGTACGTGGGTTACTCTTCTTCCTCCGTAACGGTAGCGGGCGTCAGGTTCGGAACTTACGAGTTTCTTTATGTGGCCTTCGCTATCGCCGTTTTAATTGGTTTGCAGCTGTTTCTTAAAAAGACCAGACTCGGGCAAGCCTCATTTGCGGTTGGTCAAAACCCGCGAGGGGCCAAGATAGTCGGTATAAATACAGGTTTCGTTTACCTGATAGTCTTCGGAATATCGGTGGCGATCCTTGGAATAGCGGCCGGTGTCATGGTACCGAGATTTGCAATCTTTCCCTCTGTTGGCTCTTCCTATACTATGAAGTCCTTCTGTTTGGTTGCGATGGCCGGACTTGGAAACCTAACAGGCATATTGATCAGCGGTATCGCTTTGGGTGTAGGTGAAGCGATAGTACAGTCCATTCCGGGTTACGCCGGTTGGTCCGATATTGTCTTCTTTGGAGTACTGATAGCCGTAATCATGATAAGATCTATAAGGAGGCCTTCACTATGA
- a CDS encoding ABC transporter ATP-binding protein, with the protein MSILKVDRVTKRFGGLVAVNDVTMEIQKGEILGLIGPNGAGKTTLTNLISGVHLVSEGKIVFEGTDITLLPAHKRCKLGIARTFQIARPLKNLTVVENIMIGGLFGKGENLKTGRKSALELCEGIGLKKPDETLDRITVLDIKKMEIARAMATNPKILFLDEVMSGLNMDETRDMIYTVRKIRDTGVTICIIEHVMSVIRELTERVIVLDRGEIIAEGPYSVVSMQHNVISAYLGEDA; encoded by the coding sequence ATGAGCATACTGAAGGTAGATAGAGTAACTAAACGTTTTGGAGGACTTGTGGCCGTCAACGATGTTACGATGGAGATTCAAAAGGGCGAGATTCTTGGACTCATAGGACCGAACGGTGCCGGTAAAACCACGCTGACTAACTTGATTTCCGGTGTACACCTTGTGAGCGAAGGAAAGATCGTTTTCGAAGGTACGGATATAACTCTTCTTCCCGCCCACAAGAGATGCAAGCTGGGAATCGCCAGAACCTTCCAGATTGCCAGACCTTTGAAGAACCTCACCGTCGTGGAGAATATAATGATCGGAGGTCTTTTCGGCAAGGGTGAGAATCTCAAAACTGGCCGCAAAAGCGCTTTAGAGCTCTGCGAGGGGATAGGTCTAAAAAAACCCGACGAAACTCTTGACAGGATTACCGTTCTGGACATAAAAAAAATGGAGATAGCCAGGGCTATGGCAACCAATCCAAAGATCCTTTTTTTAGACGAAGTTATGTCCGGACTGAACATGGATGAAACTAGAGATATGATTTACACTGTCAGAAAAATCAGGGATACGGGAGTCACAATCTGCATAATCGAACATGTCATGAGCGTGATAAGGGAATTGACAGAGAGAGTCATCGTGCTCGACAGAGGAGAAATCATAGCCGAGGGGCCTTACAGCGTAGTGTCAATGCAGCACAACGTTATTAGCGCCTATCTGGGGGAGGATGCCTGA
- a CDS encoding ABC transporter substrate-binding protein: protein MKKVILLTLVLAVLAMMAVAATPIKIGAVLPLGDITGDQAAKAMKLAVAEINAAGGLLGRPVELIVIDDELKPEKGAAAIDKLATVDKVDFFVGGMGSSVHLAQIPVMKRYQKITIWIGAASYLCENAVGPDADWYFHLHPWDYQQGASYGRGWTELSEAYPEIRTDRIFLAYEEGGFGTASHESYVALQRQAQQGEGAWAAIMNDYKGVSFKSAALGGGDYRAMLQQAKAYNPDLFIWAGYDADALPMLQQAKEIGFAPEFFVGAPPGWPAHFGDSPLAEGVTLYGMWAPTINKVSPIAEHFYNAYIEMFKEEPATYFAPLGYTNIYFLAEGIKAAGTIDKAPLIKALEEVEYASPIGEVLRIAPSNVIKHQGFTAQKILQWQGGEQQVIWPLELKTADPMFPFPSWEGR, encoded by the coding sequence GTGAAAAAGGTAATATTATTAACACTTGTTCTTGCGGTATTAGCGATGATGGCTGTTGCCGCAACCCCGATCAAGATCGGCGCCGTGCTACCCCTTGGAGACATAACCGGTGATCAGGCTGCGAAGGCCATGAAGCTGGCAGTAGCCGAAATCAACGCCGCCGGTGGTCTTCTAGGTAGACCGGTCGAACTGATCGTGATCGACGACGAATTGAAACCGGAGAAAGGTGCCGCCGCGATCGATAAACTTGCAACTGTCGACAAGGTGGATTTCTTTGTCGGAGGCATGGGTTCTTCTGTGCATCTGGCACAGATTCCCGTCATGAAGAGATACCAGAAAATAACCATCTGGATAGGCGCCGCTTCTTATCTTTGTGAAAACGCAGTGGGACCGGACGCCGACTGGTATTTCCATCTACATCCCTGGGATTATCAGCAGGGGGCGAGTTACGGACGCGGGTGGACGGAACTGTCGGAAGCCTACCCAGAAATAAGAACCGATAGGATCTTCCTCGCTTACGAAGAGGGCGGTTTCGGAACGGCCTCTCACGAATCGTACGTCGCTTTACAGAGACAGGCACAACAAGGCGAAGGCGCCTGGGCGGCAATCATGAACGATTACAAGGGCGTATCCTTCAAGAGCGCCGCGCTCGGTGGTGGAGATTACAGGGCCATGCTTCAGCAAGCCAAGGCTTACAACCCCGATCTCTTCATCTGGGCCGGTTACGACGCCGATGCCCTACCCATGCTTCAGCAGGCCAAAGAAATTGGCTTTGCTCCAGAGTTCTTTGTAGGAGCACCTCCGGGTTGGCCTGCGCACTTCGGCGATTCTCCTCTGGCAGAAGGCGTGACACTTTACGGAATGTGGGCACCCACAATAAACAAAGTGAGTCCTATAGCCGAGCATTTCTATAACGCCTACATCGAGATGTTCAAAGAAGAACCTGCAACGTACTTTGCACCACTCGGTTACACTAACATCTACTTCCTCGCGGAAGGTATCAAAGCCGCAGGAACGATCGACAAAGCTCCTTTGATCAAGGCTCTGGAAGAAGTTGAATACGCTTCGCCCATCGGTGAAGTACTGAGGATCGCTCCGAGTAACGTGATCAAGCATCAAGGTTTCACGGCTCAGAAGATACTTCAGTGGCAGGGCGGCGAACAGCAGGTAATATGGCCGCTCGAGCTCAAGACGGCAGATCCGATGTTCCCGTTTCCGAGCTGGGAAGGAAGATAG
- the ltrA gene encoding group II intron reverse transcriptase/maturase, whose amino-acid sequence MKYYSLIDKVYSKKNLLKAYHRVNSNRGAPGIDGVTVKSFGEKLLEEIERLSEEIKSGEYMPMPLRRVEIPKADGKTRQLGIPTVRDRVVQQSLKEILEPIFEERFHPSSYGYRKGRNAWQAVEKAKAFASKYGLCNVVELDLSKCFDTLDHEKIIDSVAERVSDGKILKLIRAMLKSGVMEDGVWKATETGSPQGGVISPLLANIYLDEFDQKMKARGIRIVRYADDILIFSKTQEEAREFLAIAINILEIDMKLKVNRNKTRITTLEEGFHFLGFEIKGERVGIEKSRLKRFKGKVKGLTRRNQSTPVKEIVKELNPLLRGFASYFRIVDLQSTLRGLLSWIRRRLRAIILHQWKSTKKLNRVLRRAGWEEKVNLRMNKWRSSHTKAVNYAIPNRFFEEMNLFDMTSYYHPLSKYPILDP is encoded by the coding sequence ATGAAGTATTACAGTCTAATCGACAAAGTCTATTCGAAGAAGAACCTATTGAAAGCCTATCACAGGGTAAACTCCAACAGAGGAGCTCCTGGGATAGACGGAGTAACCGTAAAATCATTCGGGGAGAAACTCCTTGAAGAAATCGAGAGATTATCCGAAGAAATCAAGAGCGGTGAGTACATGCCCATGCCACTCAGGAGAGTAGAAATCCCAAAAGCAGATGGTAAAACAAGGCAATTGGGAATACCTACTGTGAGAGACAGGGTGGTACAACAATCTCTCAAGGAGATACTGGAACCTATATTCGAGGAAAGATTCCATCCCTCCAGTTACGGTTACAGAAAGGGAAGAAATGCCTGGCAGGCGGTGGAGAAGGCGAAAGCTTTTGCATCCAAATACGGTCTGTGCAATGTAGTGGAACTTGACCTGAGCAAATGTTTCGACACTCTGGATCATGAGAAGATAATAGACTCCGTAGCAGAGAGAGTGAGTGATGGAAAGATACTCAAACTCATACGCGCAATGCTGAAGAGCGGAGTAATGGAAGATGGAGTCTGGAAGGCAACAGAAACTGGCAGTCCACAGGGTGGTGTAATAAGTCCCCTGCTGGCGAACATCTACCTGGACGAGTTCGACCAGAAGATGAAAGCCAGAGGAATAAGGATAGTCAGATATGCAGACGACATATTAATCTTCTCGAAAACCCAGGAAGAAGCCCGAGAGTTTCTGGCAATCGCGATCAACATACTGGAGATTGACATGAAGCTCAAGGTCAACAGAAACAAGACGAGAATCACAACACTGGAGGAGGGCTTTCACTTTCTTGGCTTCGAAATAAAAGGCGAGAGAGTTGGGATAGAGAAATCCAGATTGAAAAGGTTCAAGGGAAAGGTCAAGGGACTTACAAGAAGGAACCAGAGCACACCGGTAAAGGAAATAGTGAAAGAGCTAAATCCACTGTTGAGAGGATTTGCCAGCTATTTCAGGATAGTAGACTTACAATCTACCTTGAGAGGGCTTTTGAGCTGGATAAGGAGAAGGCTTAGAGCCATCATACTACACCAGTGGAAGAGCACAAAGAAACTGAACAGAGTCCTTAGAAGGGCTGGATGGGAAGAGAAAGTCAATTTGAGAATGAACAAATGGCGCTCTTCTCACACAAAAGCAGTCAATTACGCCATTCCCAACAGGTTCTTTGAAGAGATGAACTTATTCGATATGACATCGTACTATCATCCCCTGTCGAAGTATCCGATACTCGATCCATGA
- a CDS encoding acetyl-CoA C-acetyltransferase, producing MKKVFIVGAKRTAIGTFGGTLKDTSAVELGIAASRAAIEQAGIDAGKIDETIMGCILTANQGMGPGRQVSIGAGLPVESPGYLVNMLCGSGMKATMIGASDIAMGEAELVLTGGMENMSISPYMLDRARFGYRMGDGSIVDHMIRDGLTDVFNGYHMGVTAENLAERHGIGRLEQDEFALESQKRAKEAIAAGKFKDEIAPVVIKGRKGDTLFDTDEHPRETSMEILGKLKPAFKKGGTVTAGNSSGINDGGSATLLASEEMVEKYGLRPLGEVVAFAQAGVDPAYMGYGPVPAIEKALKKLGMKINDIELLELNEAFAAQSLSVLKGLQEIYGVSKEWLLERTNVNGGAIALGHPIGASGNRIIVTLLYEMAKRDLEFGLASLCIGGGMGTALVVKRV from the coding sequence ATGAAGAAAGTGTTCATAGTTGGTGCAAAGAGAACGGCTATCGGAACTTTTGGGGGAACTCTCAAGGATACATCGGCCGTGGAGCTGGGAATTGCCGCTTCCAGGGCCGCCATTGAACAGGCCGGTATAGATGCGGGTAAAATCGACGAAACGATAATGGGCTGTATTCTCACCGCCAACCAGGGTATGGGGCCGGGAAGACAGGTTTCGATAGGTGCCGGGCTTCCCGTCGAGAGTCCTGGTTATCTGGTAAACATGCTGTGCGGTTCAGGTATGAAGGCTACGATGATCGGGGCTTCCGATATCGCCATGGGTGAGGCTGAACTGGTTCTGACCGGAGGCATGGAGAACATGTCGATTAGCCCGTACATGCTGGATAGAGCCAGATTTGGATACAGAATGGGCGACGGGAGTATTGTGGACCATATGATCAGGGATGGCCTCACCGATGTTTTCAACGGTTATCACATGGGTGTGACTGCAGAGAATCTGGCCGAAAGACATGGTATCGGCCGCCTTGAACAGGACGAATTCGCTCTCGAGAGCCAGAAGAGAGCAAAGGAAGCCATTGCAGCGGGTAAATTCAAAGATGAGATCGCTCCAGTGGTTATTAAGGGAAGAAAAGGCGATACGCTCTTCGATACCGACGAACATCCAAGAGAGACCAGCATGGAGATTCTAGGCAAGCTTAAACCAGCTTTCAAAAAAGGTGGCACGGTAACTGCCGGTAATTCATCGGGTATCAACGACGGAGGCAGTGCTACGCTTTTGGCAAGCGAAGAGATGGTCGAAAAGTATGGATTGAGACCGCTTGGCGAAGTTGTCGCTTTTGCGCAGGCCGGAGTCGATCCAGCATACATGGGGTACGGCCCGGTCCCTGCAATCGAAAAAGCTCTGAAGAAGCTTGGAATGAAAATCAACGACATAGAACTCCTCGAATTGAACGAAGCTTTTGCGGCACAATCCCTCTCGGTCTTAAAGGGATTGCAGGAGATATATGGCGTATCGAAAGAGTGGCTGCTGGAGAGAACGAACGTCAACGGTGGCGCGATAGCCCTTGGACATCCAATAGGAGCTTCGGGAAACAGGATAATAGTTACTCTACTTTACGAAATGGCAAAGAGGGACCTGGAGTTCGGACTCGCCTCTCTCTGTATCGGCGGCGGCATGGGAACTGCGCTGGTTGTCAAGAGAGTCTAA
- a CDS encoding zinc-binding metallopeptidase family protein: MNILDYDGSSLCGSFDCRAPLCATRENLVDVIRERLARHGIRLENNDMYPPHHVSGESPFVQTLLKCYELYTGNKGYCIAIGGGSYVHRLKNGVGFGCTMPGTDNNMHGADEFAVIDELVTSAKIFAQAIIEICQ, encoded by the coding sequence TTGAACATTCTGGATTACGATGGCTCCAGCCTTTGCGGAAGCTTCGATTGCAGAGCACCGCTCTGTGCAACCAGAGAGAACCTGGTGGACGTAATCAGAGAGAGATTGGCCAGACATGGAATACGTCTTGAAAACAATGATATGTATCCACCACACCACGTTTCGGGAGAATCTCCTTTTGTCCAGACGCTGTTGAAATGCTACGAACTCTACACCGGAAACAAGGGGTACTGCATCGCAATAGGCGGTGGCTCTTACGTTCATCGATTGAAGAACGGTGTAGGCTTCGGATGCACCATGCCCGGGACGGACAACAATATGCATGGAGCTGACGAATTCGCCGTGATCGACGAGCTGGTCACGAGTGCAAAAATATTCGCCCAGGCGATAATAGAAATCTGTCAATAA
- a CDS encoding alpha/beta fold hydrolase has protein sequence MEQPQSRYVKVLDKKLHYLEAGKPGGIPMVFVHGNFASGKWFEPAMELLPESYHTFALDLPNFGRSDRTEEVSIDNYGKHVVDFIKQLELEGVILVGHSLGGAVVQNVMVRRPDLLSRVVLIDPAPPDGLKTPPEVYPFLDMYRSNRELLKKALIGTMPTRPVDEFTELLVDEALLMDPKCFTENACALEKYNYSEELKGIEIPVLVIVGRKDILITEEMAKGFEKILHTVHVSVLENYGHSINVENPGLFVEMLLEFTSK, from the coding sequence ATGGAACAGCCTCAAAGCAGATATGTTAAGGTACTTGACAAAAAGCTCCATTATCTCGAGGCCGGCAAGCCCGGCGGTATTCCTATGGTTTTTGTGCACGGAAACTTCGCCTCGGGAAAGTGGTTCGAACCCGCTATGGAACTGCTTCCAGAGAGTTATCACACTTTTGCACTGGATCTGCCGAACTTCGGAAGGTCCGATAGAACCGAAGAGGTGAGTATAGACAATTACGGAAAGCACGTAGTCGATTTTATCAAACAGCTAGAACTCGAAGGAGTGATACTGGTAGGGCATTCCCTTGGAGGGGCCGTTGTCCAGAATGTTATGGTGCGCAGGCCCGATCTTCTGAGTAGAGTCGTGCTGATAGACCCTGCACCGCCCGACGGTCTCAAAACACCACCAGAAGTTTATCCCTTTCTAGATATGTACAGGAGCAACAGAGAACTTCTGAAGAAGGCTCTCATAGGTACTATGCCGACCAGGCCGGTAGATGAATTCACCGAATTGTTGGTCGATGAGGCACTCCTAATGGATCCGAAATGCTTCACTGAAAATGCATGCGCTCTTGAGAAGTACAATTATTCCGAAGAGTTGAAAGGCATTGAAATCCCCGTTCTGGTGATAGTTGGAAGAAAAGATATATTGATCACCGAGGAGATGGCAAAAGGTTTTGAAAAGATATTGCATACTGTGCACGTAAGTGTCCTCGAGAACTACGGTCACAGCATAAACGTAGAGAATCCCGGGCTTTTTGTTGAGATGCTACTGGAATTTACCTCAAAATAG